A stretch of Hydrogenothermus marinus DNA encodes these proteins:
- a CDS encoding type 1 glutamine amidotransferase domain-containing protein codes for MKRIALLLENFVEEVEFIYPLYRFKEEKFNITVLSPKVGEFKGKNGLTFFSNQQIEPNRAKEFDAVFIPGGYAPDRFRRDKETVDFIRNMYKENKIIGAICHAPWVLISAGIIKGKKITGFFSIKDDIKNAGAIYTGNPVEIDGNIITGTDPKAMPEMVKVFIKKLNGEL; via the coding sequence ATGAAACGTATAGCTTTATTACTTGAAAATTTTGTTGAAGAAGTTGAATTTATATATCCTTTATACAGATTTAAAGAAGAAAAATTTAATATAACTGTTCTTTCGCCAAAGGTTGGTGAATTTAAAGGCAAAAATGGATTAACTTTTTTTTCAAATCAACAAATAGAACCAAATAGAGCTAAAGAATTTGATGCAGTTTTTATTCCAGGAGGTTATGCCCCTGATAGATTTAGAAGAGATAAAGAAACCGTAGATTTTATAAGAAATATGTATAAAGAAAATAAGATAATAGGAGCTATATGTCATGCTCCATGGGTCTTAATATCTGCAGGAATTATCAAAGGTAAAAAAATTACCGGTTTCTTTTCAATAAAAGATGATATAAAGAATGCAGGAGCTATATATACAGGAAATCCAGTAGAAATAGACGGAAACATAATAACAGGAACAGATCCAAAAGCTATGCCTGAAATGGTAAAAGTATTTATAAAAAAATTAAATGGAGAATTATAA
- the cmk gene encoding (d)CMP kinase gives MIIAIDGPAGAGKSTVAKILAEKIGCTYINTGAMYRAVAYKLLQIGGKFTEEDLKNILENISISLDKDKVLLDGEDISDKIKDEKVSKMASKIATIKIVREKLVEKQRQMAKEKECVVMEGRDIGTVVFPNADIKIFLTATAEERAKRRYEELKAKGFNIPYEHLLEKIKERDKIDSTRKIAPLKPTKEHIVIDTTDKSIEEVIEEITDIIKKVNLEKIN, from the coding sequence ATGATTATAGCAATAGATGGGCCTGCAGGTGCTGGAAAAAGCACAGTAGCAAAAATATTAGCAGAAAAAATAGGATGTACCTATATAAATACAGGAGCAATGTATAGAGCAGTTGCTTATAAACTACTTCAAATAGGTGGAAAATTTACAGAAGAGGATTTAAAAAATATTCTTGAAAATATATCTATATCCCTTGATAAAGATAAAGTCTTACTTGATGGAGAGGATATCTCAGACAAAATAAAAGATGAAAAAGTTTCTAAAATGGCTTCTAAGATAGCCACCATAAAAATAGTTAGAGAAAAACTTGTTGAAAAACAAAGACAGATGGCAAAAGAAAAAGAATGTGTTGTAATGGAAGGAAGAGATATAGGAACAGTTGTTTTCCCAAATGCAGATATAAAAATATTTTTAACTGCTACAGCTGAAGAAAGAGCAAAAAGAAGATATGAAGAACTAAAGGCAAAAGGATTTAATATTCCTTATGAGCATTTATTAGAGAAAATAAAAGAAAGAGACAAAATAGATAGTACTAGAAAAATAGCACCATTAAAGCCAACAAAAGAGCATATAGTAATTGATACTACTGATAAAAGTATTGAAGAAGTTATTGAAGAGATAACAGATATTATAAAAAAAGTCAACCTTGAAAAAATAAATTAA
- the trxA gene encoding thioredoxin, with protein sequence MANIYDVTDENFEEIVIEKSYEKPVLVDFWAQWCGPCKALKPLLEKLASEYDYILAKINVDENPHIAQEFGVQGIPDVKLFKDGKVIDQFVGAYPEPKLRDFLEKHIKSKVQQKLDEAKILILDGKVKEAEELFKQLLKDYPENKALVIEAAKFFINEGKIDEALKILDTIKEYHKEYYIQAQALKEIAKLKEACDNLKEETQLDKLYKKAACETVNGNYEEALKHFLQIVQLDKNYKDEAGRKGMITIFNILGERHPLTKEYRKKLAMALY encoded by the coding sequence TTGGCTAATATATATGATGTAACTGATGAAAATTTTGAAGAAATAGTTATAGAAAAATCTTATGAAAAACCTGTTTTAGTAGATTTTTGGGCTCAATGGTGTGGGCCATGTAAAGCATTAAAACCATTACTTGAAAAACTTGCCTCTGAATATGATTATATCCTTGCAAAAATTAATGTTGATGAAAATCCACATATAGCTCAAGAGTTTGGAGTTCAAGGAATTCCAGATGTTAAATTATTTAAGGATGGTAAAGTAATTGATCAATTTGTTGGAGCTTATCCAGAACCAAAATTAAGAGATTTCTTAGAAAAACATATCAAATCTAAAGTACAACAAAAATTAGATGAAGCTAAAATACTTATTTTAGATGGTAAGGTAAAAGAAGCAGAAGAATTATTTAAACAGCTTTTAAAAGATTATCCGGAAAATAAAGCTCTTGTTATTGAAGCAGCTAAATTTTTCATAAATGAAGGGAAAATAGATGAAGCTTTAAAAATTTTAGATACTATTAAAGAATATCACAAAGAATATTATATCCAAGCTCAAGCCTTAAAAGAGATAGCTAAGCTTAAAGAAGCTTGTGATAATTTAAAAGAAGAAACCCAGTTAGATAAGCTTTATAAAAAGGCAGCTTGTGAAACAGTGAATGGAAATTATGAAGAAGCTTTAAAACATTTTCTACAGATAGTTCAGCTAGATAAAAATTATAAAGATGAAGCAGGAAGAAAAGGAATGATAACAATATTTAATATTCTTGGGGAAAGACATCCACTAACTAAGGAATACAGAAAAAAACTTGCAATGGCTTTATACTAA
- a CDS encoding LolA family protein — translation MAKILLILLIPFFSFANESLNLEKIIKKYSNSKIEFKQISYIKELNEKQEFAGIIYLKSPKFKVVYTKPYKQVIFSKENKIFIYSPDENQVIITDKNKDLFILTLVKILSGKEKLSNYFYINKKNETYVLTAKEKFIKKFKLKKMEIGFKNNDIEKIIIYDTIGNKIIFKIINVEFEKSFDINYILPKDVEVINY, via the coding sequence ATGGCTAAAATACTTTTAATCCTTCTTATTCCTTTTTTTTCTTTTGCTAATGAAAGCTTAAATTTAGAAAAAATAATAAAAAAATATTCAAATAGTAAAATAGAGTTTAAACAAATTTCATACATAAAAGAACTAAATGAAAAACAAGAATTTGCAGGAATTATTTATTTAAAAAGTCCTAAATTTAAAGTTGTTTATACAAAGCCTTACAAACAAGTTATATTTTCAAAAGAAAATAAAATATTCATATATTCACCAGATGAAAACCAAGTAATAATAACTGATAAAAATAAAGATTTATTTATACTTACCTTAGTAAAGATTTTATCAGGAAAAGAAAAATTATCTAATTATTTTTATATAAATAAAAAAAATGAAACTTATGTTTTAACTGCTAAGGAAAAATTTATCAAAAAATTTAAACTGAAAAAAATGGAAATAGGATTTAAAAATAATGATATTGAAAAAATTATAATTTATGATACCATAGGAAACAAAATAATTTTTAAAATAATTAATGTTGAATTTGAAAAAAGTTTTGATATAAATTATATCTTGCCAAAAGATGTAGAAGTAATTAATTATTAA
- a CDS encoding KaiC domain-containing protein: protein MTDKYGKSSWYKRTWTEAENEDFKPKVVKEGVLIGSHALAKAPKIYGVPTGVEGLDDLFFITEIENGKPVKKNLGGIPAYSVFNITGVNDTGKSLMVEQFTVKQAQRGEKVIFVTVETPANFAISSIQMRAQAMGYDFSKIEDNIILIDAASHVSLRENIPNLTATMEYAIKEYGAKFVVIDSVTGLFENLEMKARGIVRRLYSFMKEHKQTALFVSQKRSGHEDLSSEAAGGYAVGHIVDGTMVLAKEIIMTTYQAKIYKKPIGEIVRLFRIDGCRMSGHDTKTHYLEITETGLVRILEPLS from the coding sequence ATGACAGATAAATATGGTAAAAGTAGTTGGTATAAGAGAACTTGGACAGAAGCAGAAAACGAAGATTTTAAGCCAAAAGTAGTAAAAGAAGGTGTATTAATCGGCAGTCATGCCCTTGCAAAAGCACCGAAGATTTATGGTGTACCTACAGGAGTAGAAGGTTTAGATGATTTATTTTTCATAACAGAGATAGAAAATGGAAAACCTGTTAAAAAAAACTTAGGAGGAATACCTGCTTATTCTGTTTTTAATATTACAGGTGTAAATGATACAGGAAAGTCTTTAATGGTAGAACAGTTTACTGTTAAACAAGCTCAAAGAGGTGAAAAAGTTATATTTGTTACTGTAGAAACTCCTGCAAATTTTGCTATATCATCTATACAGATGAGAGCTCAGGCTATGGGCTATGATTTTTCAAAAATAGAAGATAATATTATCTTAATAGATGCAGCATCTCATGTATCATTAAGGGAAAACATACCAAATTTAACAGCTACTATGGAATATGCAATAAAAGAGTATGGAGCAAAATTCGTAGTTATTGATTCTGTGACAGGGTTATTTGAAAATCTAGAGATGAAAGCAAGAGGTATAGTAAGAAGACTATATAGTTTTATGAAAGAACATAAACAAACTGCCCTTTTTGTTTCTCAAAAAAGAAGTGGACATGAAGATTTAAGCTCAGAAGCAGCAGGTGGCTATGCAGTAGGACATATTGTTGATGGAACAATGGTTCTTGCAAAAGAGATTATTATGACAACTTATCAAGCTAAAATATATAAAAAACCTATTGGTGAAATTGTACGATTATTCCGTATAGATGGATGTCGTATGTCTGGACATGATACAAAAACTCATTATCTTGAAATAACAGAAACAGGTTTAGTAAGAATATTAGAACCATTAAGTTAA
- a CDS encoding bacterio-opsin activator — protein MVIELKPQVDESELESLVARVFFKSIDLLGGLTKLAEYRTLTWLPSLARAAYAVVLSDKYFYTEEEIAEKVGLTKNTVRNILRADPELALYKVQHIDELTSEEKKELRVHTAGGIAKLAYRMIKEGQEAQSLLQFCQQMTEQAVQVVCEAPWPYLVLKQLRGIKYPITKPEEIAEKLKGIKAQGLEISEIVEHINYPINTPALLLHEIHEYLQKQELV, from the coding sequence ATGGTTATAGAACTAAAACCACAAGTGGATGAAAGTGAGCTTGAATCTTTAGTAGCTCGTGTATTTTTTAAATCTATTGATTTATTAGGAGGTCTTACAAAGCTTGCAGAATATCGTACACTTACTTGGCTTCCATCTTTAGCTCGTGCTGCTTATGCAGTTGTTTTAAGTGATAAATACTTTTATACAGAAGAAGAAATTGCAGAAAAAGTGGGGCTTACTAAAAATACAGTTCGTAATATATTAAGGGCTGATCCAGAGCTTGCACTTTATAAAGTTCAACATATAGATGAGCTAACATCAGAAGAGAAAAAAGAGTTAAGAGTACACACTGCTGGAGGTATTGCTAAACTTGCTTACAGAATGATTAAAGAAGGCCAAGAAGCCCAAAGCTTATTACAGTTCTGTCAACAAATGACAGAGCAAGCAGTACAAGTAGTTTGTGAAGCTCCATGGCCTTATTTAGTATTAAAACAACTTAGAGGTATAAAATATCCAATTACAAAACCTGAAGAAATAGCTGAAAAACTTAAAGGTATAAAAGCACAAGGTTTAGAAATCTCTGAAATTGTTGAGCATATAAATTATCCAATTAATACACCTGCATTGCTTTTACATGAAATCCATGAGTATTTACAAAAACAAGAATTAGTATAA
- a CDS encoding PelD GGDEF domain-containing protein — MKESLKSNIKINFKSLKDISVIFEIIVIFVVSFSIGYILNNQDPLFIKTSNFNYFYIPILVLSLFYGMGAGLLLLFLLTISGFIYLKEFPEFFFLNGLMLSLISGEFYFYWRKKIESIESKATYLEEKLREIGIAAHTIRISHDILEKSYISKPYTIRAVLHKIQKEENIENFFKFISNQFFVESFVYVEYDSEKEEIKNVYPFNSDKKKIDLEHPLIQKMLFLQEIVYIKDMIDIKNIDYIATIPIFDINEKLKAFFLIEHIPFIHYNIENLLSIQLVSQYFLFNIAKQKEIEAISKENILPEYIPSDFKYEIFKLRKLKKISDVDSSIVIIEVKSSYSSIIDNFLGQSLRALDFYTKIENKENNIFIIVLPLIAKEGGIGFINRLYEQFDFLDHKYKYFVFNIKDLNKVNEILNNLVKG; from the coding sequence ATGAAAGAAAGTTTAAAATCAAATATAAAAATAAATTTTAAAAGTTTAAAAGATATTTCTGTTATTTTTGAAATAATTGTAATATTTGTTGTATCTTTTTCTATAGGATATATTTTAAATAATCAAGATCCTCTATTTATAAAAACCTCTAATTTTAATTATTTTTATATACCTATTTTGGTTTTATCTTTATTTTATGGTATGGGTGCTGGATTATTGTTACTATTTTTACTTACTATTTCTGGTTTTATTTATTTAAAAGAGTTTCCTGAATTTTTTTTCTTAAATGGTTTGATGCTTTCTTTAATTTCAGGAGAATTTTATTTTTATTGGCGAAAAAAAATAGAATCAATAGAGTCTAAAGCAACATATTTAGAGGAAAAATTAAGAGAAATAGGTATAGCTGCACATACAATCAGAATATCTCATGATATATTGGAAAAAAGCTATATATCAAAACCTTATACAATAAGAGCTGTTTTACATAAAATACAAAAAGAAGAAAATATAGAAAATTTTTTTAAATTCATATCAAATCAATTTTTTGTAGAAAGTTTTGTCTATGTGGAGTATGATTCTGAAAAAGAAGAAATAAAAAATGTGTATCCTTTTAATTCAGATAAAAAAAAGATAGATTTAGAGCATCCTTTGATTCAAAAAATGTTATTTTTGCAAGAGATTGTATATATAAAAGATATGATAGATATAAAAAATATAGATTATATAGCTACCATTCCTATATTTGATATTAATGAAAAATTAAAAGCATTTTTTTTAATAGAACATATACCATTTATCCATTATAATATTGAAAATCTACTTTCTATACAGCTTGTTTCTCAGTATTTTTTATTTAATATAGCTAAACAAAAAGAAATTGAAGCTATTAGTAAAGAGAATATATTACCTGAATATATTCCATCTGATTTTAAATATGAAATATTTAAACTACGTAAATTAAAAAAAATTTCAGATGTAGATTCTTCTATTGTAATAATAGAAGTAAAAAGTAGTTATTCTTCAATAATAGATAACTTCTTAGGACAAAGCCTTAGAGCTTTAGATTTTTATACAAAAATAGAAAATAAAGAGAATAATATTTTTATAATTGTCCTTCCCTTAATTGCTAAGGAAGGAGGTATTGGATTTATAAATAGATTATATGAGCAATTTGATTTTTTAGACCATAAATATAAATATTTTGTTTTTAATATTAAAGATTTAAATAAAGTGAATGAAATTTTAAATAATTTGGTAAAAGGATAA
- a CDS encoding tetratricopeptide repeat protein gives MQKEYIYFSIFFEIVGMANFLIFDNIFSIYVYIIFHLIASFFISLVLTPIFAIKLKKQKVKIIILLTTFIFITSVIGIILSIIYVLFYKTSKKKNLNIDILETEDLEEHIPIIKRRLGEGSLQNFNKNLPEHIKLNILSLQKRLKYPNKGVILKEAFSDNNDEIRLLAFSIFSKEEDNINKNIFELQKKLENVNSKEEKADIYKNIAVLYWESIFLGIVDEELKNYYLDLSKEYFLKALSLKQDPEIKFYLGRIALLEKDYKLAEEYLSKAYELGNRKVIPYLMEIYYEKKDFKKIFNLVKNIDLYSIHPNFYFNYKVWSEDEI, from the coding sequence TTGCAAAAAGAATACATATATTTTAGCATATTCTTTGAAATAGTTGGGATGGCAAATTTTTTGATATTTGATAATATATTTTCTATTTATGTTTATATAATTTTTCATTTAATAGCTAGTTTTTTTATTTCTTTAGTCTTAACTCCAATATTTGCTATTAAATTAAAAAAACAAAAAGTAAAAATAATAATATTACTAACTACTTTTATATTTATCACTTCAGTTATAGGAATTATTTTATCTATTATATATGTATTATTTTATAAAACTTCAAAAAAGAAAAATCTAAATATAGATATATTAGAAACAGAAGATTTAGAAGAACATATTCCTATAATAAAACGAAGATTAGGAGAAGGCTCCTTACAAAACTTCAATAAAAATTTACCAGAACATATAAAGCTTAATATTCTATCTTTGCAAAAAAGATTAAAGTATCCAAATAAAGGTGTAATTTTAAAAGAAGCTTTTTCAGATAATAATGATGAAATTAGATTATTAGCTTTTAGTATCTTTTCAAAAGAAGAAGATAATATAAATAAAAATATATTTGAATTACAAAAGAAACTAGAAAATGTAAATTCTAAAGAAGAAAAAGCAGATATATATAAAAATATAGCTGTTTTATATTGGGAAAGTATATTCCTTGGTATTGTAGATGAAGAATTAAAAAATTACTATTTGGATTTGTCAAAAGAATATTTTTTAAAAGCTCTTAGCTTAAAACAAGATCCAGAAATAAAATTTTATCTTGGAAGAATCGCTTTATTAGAAAAAGATTATAAGCTTGCAGAAGAATATTTAAGTAAAGCTTATGAATTAGGAAATAGAAAAGTTATCCCTTATCTAATGGAAATCTATTATGAAAAAAAGGATTTTAAGAAAATTTTTAATTTAGTTAAAAATATTGATTTATATTCTATACATCCAAATTTTTATTTTAATTACAAGGTATGGTCTGAAGATGAAATCTAA
- the pelF gene encoding GT4 family glycosyltransferase PelF: MKSNIDILIIGEGTYPYIRGGVSSWIHQLISGLPEFKFGVLFIGSRREDYGEKRYKFPDNLVYFDEIYIFDKEELPIPKRRKLKKEYYQQIETVHKSFNKEGNNLDAINRLIENISLEDFLYSNVSWEFIVNTYLEKYENESFIDYFWTIRNMHIPLWEIFKAINRIPRIKIVHSPSTGYAGFLAGLLKLNRNIPYILTEHGIYTRERKIDLLTSDWFSTRRRFLKSMEESSGLEFVWNKFFESIGRFSYYTADKILSLYEKARQIQIEYGAPKEKTMVIPNGVNIDRLKSCLEKRPSKNPKVIGLIGRVVPIKDIKTFIKAMRIVVNKIPDAEGWVVGPTDEDPEYYEECKNLVKVLDLEKNVKFLGFQNILDIFPKISVNTLTSISEGMPLSILEGFAAGVPAVTTDVGSCFDIIYGGLNEEDKKLGNAGFVCKVADAKDLAKHYIKLLENEALWKKCQQVALERVNKFYTQELFFSNYKKLYYEALSWQE, encoded by the coding sequence ATGAAATCTAATATAGATATACTGATAATTGGAGAAGGAACATATCCATATATAAGAGGAGGAGTTTCTTCTTGGATTCATCAATTAATATCAGGTCTTCCTGAGTTTAAATTTGGAGTTTTATTCATAGGAAGTAGAAGAGAAGATTATGGAGAAAAAAGATATAAATTCCCTGATAATTTAGTTTATTTTGATGAAATATATATTTTTGATAAGGAAGAACTACCTATACCTAAAAGAAGAAAACTAAAAAAAGAATATTACCAACAAATAGAAACAGTTCATAAATCCTTTAATAAAGAAGGTAATAATTTAGATGCTATTAATAGACTGATTGAAAATATATCTTTAGAAGATTTTCTCTATTCAAATGTATCTTGGGAATTTATAGTTAATACTTACTTGGAAAAATATGAAAATGAATCATTTATTGATTACTTTTGGACAATTCGTAATATGCATATACCCCTGTGGGAAATATTTAAGGCTATAAATCGTATTCCAAGAATAAAGATTGTTCATTCTCCTTCAACTGGTTATGCAGGCTTTTTAGCAGGACTTCTTAAACTCAATAGAAATATCCCTTATATACTTACAGAGCACGGAATATATACAAGAGAAAGGAAAATTGATTTACTTACTTCAGATTGGTTTTCCACTAGAAGAAGATTCCTTAAAAGTATGGAAGAATCTTCAGGATTAGAATTTGTATGGAATAAATTTTTTGAAAGTATAGGAAGATTTAGCTATTATACGGCAGATAAAATTTTATCATTATATGAAAAAGCTAGACAGATACAAATTGAATATGGAGCACCTAAAGAAAAGACAATGGTTATACCTAATGGTGTAAATATAGATAGATTAAAATCATGTTTAGAAAAAAGACCTTCAAAAAATCCAAAAGTAATAGGTTTAATAGGAAGAGTTGTTCCTATTAAAGATATAAAAACATTTATAAAAGCTATGAGAATTGTTGTAAATAAAATACCTGATGCTGAAGGATGGGTTGTTGGTCCAACAGATGAAGATCCTGAATATTATGAAGAATGCAAAAATTTAGTAAAGGTTTTAGATTTAGAAAAAAATGTAAAATTTTTAGGCTTTCAGAATATATTAGATATTTTCCCAAAAATCTCTGTAAATACTCTTACTTCTATTAGTGAAGGAATGCCTCTTTCTATATTAGAAGGTTTTGCTGCAGGTGTTCCTGCAGTTACTACAGATGTAGGTTCTTGCTTTGATATTATATATGGTGGACTAAATGAAGAAGATAAAAAGTTAGGTAATGCTGGTTTTGTTTGTAAAGTTGCAGATGCTAAAGATTTAGCAAAACATTATATAAAACTTTTAGAAAATGAAGCCCTTTGGAAAAAATGTCAGCAGGTGGCTTTAGAAAGGGTTAATAAGTTTTATACTCAAGAATTATTTTTTTCTAATTATAAAAAATTATATTACGAGGCTTTATCTTGGCAGGAATAG
- the pelG gene encoding exopolysaccharide Pel transporter PelG: protein MAGIGFELRKILKKNKISSLFEAYGYAAILSAGGWVISILAIILVGLINISIYGNSADIIKFQVSVTYLISLSLILSGFHQLVFTRFVADRIYEGKEEEIVPNFFGILTLNTALSLLFSIIYIYLFLKDVKNIYFVTTFLFSLILLSNLWIINILAISVKKYRYVVLSYFFSYLLIIVFSYFIGYFGLAYLLISFFLGNLILFILLLYLILKNYQFFEVLSFDFIKAYKQYFPLALAGFFFNLGIWADEYIFWYSPLTGEDIIGKIRSSVVYDLPLFLAYLSIIPGMAVFFLRLEADFAEYYEKYFKGVVEGATLETLVRFKEQMIDIVRISIKEAIVLQGIFNIILYITAPLIFSIFNLPSAAIPLFYIDMIATQLQLLVMNILAILFYLDRRYETLIITIIMAVFNIILPIITIILGPYYYGYGTALAMLIASTIGLIYLDKVMRRLEYETFMLQR from the coding sequence TTGGCAGGAATAGGTTTTGAATTAAGAAAAATACTAAAGAAAAATAAGATAAGTTCTTTATTTGAAGCTTATGGATATGCTGCTATCTTATCTGCAGGTGGATGGGTAATATCTATTCTGGCAATAATTTTAGTTGGACTTATCAATATATCAATATATGGAAATTCAGCTGATATTATAAAATTTCAGGTAAGTGTTACATATCTAATTTCTTTAAGCTTAATATTATCTGGCTTTCATCAGTTAGTTTTTACAAGATTTGTTGCAGATAGAATATATGAAGGTAAAGAGGAAGAAATTGTACCTAATTTTTTTGGTATTTTAACTCTAAATACTGCTTTGTCTTTATTATTTTCCATTATTTATATTTATTTATTTTTAAAAGATGTAAAAAATATATATTTTGTTACTACTTTTTTATTTAGTTTGATTTTACTTTCTAATCTTTGGATAATAAATATTTTAGCTATAAGTGTAAAAAAATATAGATATGTTGTTTTGTCTTATTTTTTCTCATATCTATTAATCATAGTTTTTTCATATTTTATAGGTTATTTTGGATTAGCTTATTTGCTTATTTCTTTTTTCTTAGGAAATTTAATATTATTTATTTTATTGCTTTATTTAATTTTAAAAAATTATCAATTTTTTGAAGTTTTATCTTTTGATTTTATAAAAGCTTATAAACAATATTTTCCATTAGCATTAGCAGGTTTTTTCTTTAATCTTGGGATATGGGCTGATGAATATATATTTTGGTATTCACCATTAACTGGTGAAGATATAATTGGAAAGATTAGATCATCTGTCGTTTATGATTTACCTTTGTTTTTAGCTTATTTATCAATTATTCCAGGTATGGCTGTTTTTTTCTTAAGATTAGAAGCAGATTTTGCTGAATATTATGAAAAATATTTCAAGGGTGTTGTAGAAGGAGCTACATTAGAAACCTTAGTTAGATTTAAAGAACAGATGATAGACATAGTTAGAATTTCAATAAAAGAAGCCATAGTTTTACAAGGTATATTCAATATTATACTCTATATAACTGCACCTTTAATTTTTTCTATATTCAATTTACCTTCAGCTGCAATACCACTATTTTATATAGATATGATAGCCACGCAGCTTCAACTCTTAGTAATGAACATACTTGCTATTTTATTTTATTTAGATAGAAGATATGAAACATTGATTATTACAATAATAATGGCAGTATTTAACATTATTTTGCCAATAATAACTATAATATTAGGTCCCTATTATTATGGATATGGAACAGCTTTAGCAATGTTAATTGCTTCTACTATTGGTTTAATTTATTTAGATAAAGTTATGAGGAGATTAGAGTATGAAACTTTTATGCTACAAAGATAA